Below is a window of Fuerstiella sp. DNA.
CGATCGTGGCGGGGGCGTGATTGTGATCCGGCGTGGCAATCACGACCGCATCCAGATTGTCCTGATCGAGCAGCTGTCGATAGTCGTAGTACGTTGTGGCATTTGGATGTTGTTTTGAGACTGCGGCTAATCGTTGTTCATCCACATCGCAGACGGCGGCAATAGTTTCGGTACTTACCGCTGCCAGGTCAGACCGTCCTCTTCCTCCCACACCGATCACACCAATGTTCAGCCTGTCATCGGCACCCGACAGCCGCGATGGCAGAAAAAGAGGAGCCGTGACTGCCGCTGTACTGAGTTTTAAAGCTGAACGCCGAGAATAGAGAGACATACTCAGTCTGCCTGACAGTGGTCAAAGACCGTGGAGGGTGAGGGTTGTGACGCAGCGGGACAAATACAGGTGGCGGTTTAACTGAAAGTCCGGGAATACTGGTGTCACATGCGGGCCAGGCTAGAGAATACACGGAAACCACTAAAAAAAAACACTGAACCGTCTTCACTCGTTTTGCAGGAGTTTTCAGGGATGAAAATCCTGCGTTTCCGGCCAAACGTGCGTGACATCACCACATCAGGCTATCATCAACGAGGTTAACAAAACCACAGGACTACCTGCAGTGGGAGCCAGTCTGGTCAGTGTTCGATCACGGCTGAGGCCCGGAAAATTTTGTCAAACGTTGGTCTGGCGGATGTGCTGTGTGATCAATCCAGAATCTTAATTCGCAGATCTTTGAAATGCACAAACATGCCGGGATCGTGAAGCTGAAGCTGAATCATACCGCGACTGAGTCGTTTTTCGTTCGGGAGATATTCGGTAAACTCTGAGGCCGGTTTGTCGTTGAGATAAAAGCTGAATTTGTTGCCGCGTGCAATAATATGCACTTCATTCCAGTCACCTTTGTGAATGTCATCGACCGACAGAGCTTTATTGATCGAGGTAATTGTTGGTTGGTCATTTTTGTCAATCACCAGACGGTCTCCTCGAAAACAGCGATGCTCTCTGCGGCCGGGGGTGTGAAAATCCCAGGCACCGAGAATTGTGTTTCCGATTCCGGCGTGCCCAAAATCGGCGTGATAGCTTTGAAAATCACGCCGACCGGTTTCATCTTTGCGTGCGCGGATGCTGACACCACTGTTTCCTTTGCCGGGAAAGCGGTAGCTGAGTTTCATTTCGAAATCAGCAATATCATGATTTTCAAAGACCAGATAGCCGCGACCTTTGTCGCCATTGCCAATAATCATTTCGTTTTTGACAGTCCAGGCATCTTTCGCGCTGACCGGCGCAACGTTCCAACCGTTCAGTGTTTTTCCATCGAACATGGAAACGAATTCTTCGTGTGCCGAAACTGACATATTGAACAAAAGTACTGCACCGAATATCGACGTATGACCGATGCCGAACAGTGAATTCATGGAAGTGCTCCGGATTGAAAGGGCCTGACCCTGTACCAATAGTTGGCAACGACAGCGAAGAGGTGGCTGAACGAGCGCACTGTCCGTTTACACGTAGAAAAATGTGCGTTCAGCTGTGGTGGTAAGCAGCTTATGACGATCCTGTTCGTCGGCAAACTCAAGGCAGTTCCGTACCAGATCAATTGAGCTGGCGTAAGTACTGGAACCGGTCAGCTGGTACGGGCAGTCGCTGGCCCACATCAACCGATCCGGTCCATAGCTTTCATACAGCCTTTTGATCATAGGAATCAATTCGTGATGAGGTGGTTGTTTTCTTCCGAGCGCGTAGTATGCGGAGATCTTTACTTTGACGTGTGTATGGTTCGCCAGATGACACAGCCGGGACAGATCAGTGTCCCGGATCGTGCCGTCGATACCGATCCGGGCAAAGTGATCAATCACAACCGGAGTCTCCGGATGACGCTGACAGGCTTCATCAACCGCGGGGAGCTGATCTGCGTCGATCAGGCAGCACATCGGCTGTTTGGTTTCAGCAGATGTTTGCCACATTTCCGTCATCCCGTCCGTCTTCAGCCAGTCCGAAATTCCTTTTCGCGGGTTGATACGGAAGCCGGTCACGCCGCACTGAAGCAACTGTTTCATCACTTTTCCGCAGTTGGGCCTCAAATCATCCACCATGCCGACGACGCGAAACGTGTTCGGGTGGCGCCGCCATGCATCGATCAGATACGTATTGTCAAAGCCGTGAAATGGTGAGTGCTGAATCAGAACGACTCGTCCGACACCATGAGGTCGGGCCACGGCCATGAGCTCTTCGTCAGTGAAACTCCGGGGAGCAAGGTCGTCCGGTGTGGTTCCGGGTGCCAGCTTGAAGACGCTCGTATCCGGAGTCCAGATATGTGAATGAGCGTCGATCCACGGCGTTTGCCCGGCTGCTTCCGATGAGCAGGCCGTTCTGCTGCCGGAAGCAGCGATTGCGACTCCGGCGGCAATGGCTCCTCTTCGGGACATCGGTGATTGCGGGTTCATGGTAGGATTCTCCGAAAAACTTAAAAGCTCTACCCGCTCTTGTTCAGATTGCGAACAACTCCATCCCAGTTTGCGGGCGCGTTTCTGTTGTGTTGAGTGATCTGCATGGCCAGATAGTCCTGTGCCCGATCTTCCGGGGGCATTCGATGCAGACAGGACCATGCGCTGTTCCAGTCTCCCTGAATAAACGCTTCCACTCCTCGTTCAAAATCATCCAGGTGCTGTTGTGTCAGAGATGGCAGCAGTGATTCCGGTGGTACGAGTTCACTGACCATTAACGGACGGTCCATCCCGTAGGGCAGAAGTCGCAGCAGTTTGCGAACCCGGCCTTCCGTCGCTGACAGCTGTGTCCTCACCAGTTGATCCAGATACTGGTCAATCAAAATCGGAACGTGAAGCTTCCGTGTCATGCCTTCAAGACGACTTGCCAGATTTACGACCGGACCAAATACAGTGACTTTGACCTGCTCACGCGTACCGATTTTTCCTGCAACGGCCCTGCCGTACGCGATTCCGACACTGGTTTCAAAGTCAGTCAGTGGATGTTGCGGGTCGGCACGAGCTTTTTCGAATTCGCTGCGAATCGCCAGTGCAGCCCGGCAGGCGTTCAATGGTGATTCGTCCGTTGATATTGGCCACCCCCAAAAACCTAATGCTGCGTCCCCCTGAAAGTCACCGGTGACACCGCCGAATCGCAGAATCTGACTGGTCATCACTTCCAGAGCGAGACTGACACGTTCCAGCAGTCCCATAAGATTGTCGGCCTGTTCCTCAGCACGATGGCTGAATCCTCGCAGGTCGCAAAACAGCACCGTCACATCGCATTCCCGGGGTTCCAGCAGCGATGTGTCGAGATCGCTGCCAACGGCTTCCAGAACCGGTGGCGAAAAGAACTGACGCAGACCTGCCTGCTGTCGCTCCAGTTCCTGCTGCCTCTGCAGTGAGCCAACAATCTCGGCGATGAATTCGGTGAACTTAATGTCCGCGTGCAGATGTTGGCGACTCGTTCGGGTCGCTGTGACAGGGCTCCGACCGGCCAGGTAAAATACACGATTCTGCACAACATCCGAAAAAAATGGAGTGCAGAATGCCCAGTTGAATTCTGCCTGTTGAGTATACGCTGTGGCGTTCTCCTTCGATGTGGTTTCGTCCCAGACATGCAAAATTGATTTTTGCTGAGTGATCGCGTTATGAATCATTCTGGTACTTGGCTGCAGCAGCCCGTTTGTTTCGTAACGACGTTCCTGATGCAGTACACGTGCTTTGTTGTTTTCATCAATGCTGACGACAGCGGCCCCGTCAGCATGCTGAATTCCCGCCAGGAGCAGGCCCAGCAGGGCAATGTGCAGATCACGTTCCACGCCGGACTCTCTGATGACAGCCGGCAGGCTCGTCAGGACTTCGATACGTTTGTCAGCATCTTCATAACGAATATTTTGCAGCTGCCGCCGGTCGATCGCCAGTTGTTGTCCGCCGGAACTGCGAGGGGAGTCACTTTGAGTCACCTGGCCGAGTTCGAATCTGGAATCTCCAATTACAAACGATTGTCCGGAACGCAGTTCCGACGTCTGGATCTCATTACCGTCAACAAAGACAGGGTTGACGGATTCATTCAGGCGAGTCACTCGGATTGCGTCGCTGCGGGTTTCCACACGAACGTGCAGTCTGGAGATTCGAGTGTCCCAGTCAGTGCGGAAGTCCGCCGCTTCTCCACGTCCAAGGATTTTGGATTCACCGGCGGCAA
It encodes the following:
- a CDS encoding DUF1080 domain-containing protein — translated: MNSLFGIGHTSIFGAVLLFNMSVSAHEEFVSMFDGKTLNGWNVAPVSAKDAWTVKNEMIIGNGDKGRGYLVFENHDIADFEMKLSYRFPGKGNSGVSIRARKDETGRRDFQSYHADFGHAGIGNTILGAWDFHTPGRREHRCFRGDRLVIDKNDQPTITSINKALSVDDIHKGDWNEVHIIARGNKFSFYLNDKPASEFTEYLPNEKRLSRGMIQLQLHDPGMFVHFKDLRIKILD
- a CDS encoding adenylate/guanylate cyclase domain-containing protein, whose translation is MLRLLAFYDDRRLDRQFVLAAGESKILGRGEAADFRTDWDTRISRLHVRVETRSDAIRVTRLNESVNPVFVDGNEIQTSELRSGQSFVIGDSRFELGQVTQSDSPRSSGGQQLAIDRRQLQNIRYEDADKRIEVLTSLPAVIRESGVERDLHIALLGLLLAGIQHADGAAVVSIDENNKARVLHQERRYETNGLLQPSTRMIHNAITQQKSILHVWDETTSKENATAYTQQAEFNWAFCTPFFSDVVQNRVFYLAGRSPVTATRTSRQHLHADIKFTEFIAEIVGSLQRQQELERQQAGLRQFFSPPVLEAVGSDLDTSLLEPRECDVTVLFCDLRGFSHRAEEQADNLMGLLERVSLALEVMTSQILRFGGVTGDFQGDAALGFWGWPISTDESPLNACRAALAIRSEFEKARADPQHPLTDFETSVGIAYGRAVAGKIGTREQVKVTVFGPVVNLASRLEGMTRKLHVPILIDQYLDQLVRTQLSATEGRVRKLLRLLPYGMDRPLMVSELVPPESLLPSLTQQHLDDFERGVEAFIQGDWNSAWSCLHRMPPEDRAQDYLAMQITQHNRNAPANWDGVVRNLNKSG
- a CDS encoding amidohydrolase family protein, which codes for MNPQSPMSRRGAIAAGVAIAASGSRTACSSEAAGQTPWIDAHSHIWTPDTSVFKLAPGTTPDDLAPRSFTDEELMAVARPHGVGRVVLIQHSPFHGFDNTYLIDAWRRHPNTFRVVGMVDDLRPNCGKVMKQLLQCGVTGFRINPRKGISDWLKTDGMTEMWQTSAETKQPMCCLIDADQLPAVDEACQRHPETPVVIDHFARIGIDGTIRDTDLSRLCHLANHTHVKVKISAYYALGRKQPPHHELIPMIKRLYESYGPDRLMWASDCPYQLTGSSTYASSIDLVRNCLEFADEQDRHKLLTTTAERTFFYV